GGAAAGTCTCGCACGGCAGCGAAAGAAAACCGCCTGAAATTTTGAACAATGTGCCAGGCGAAAGCAAAAGGCGATCGAAATTGCCGAACCACTTTCCTGGCAATGAGTTGCGTCTTTTTCCGGGCAGACCGGCCGTGGGGACTCGAAAAACGTGTCGCACGCAGGTCACCATTTGATCGGCACTTACAACGACCAGGTTCGGGGCTTGACATCGGCCAGGATCGCGGTAAACTCTTACGCTATGTTGTGCATGCATTGACCATTGAATACAATAGATAGTGGCGAGATTACTTTGGCTTCGGCTATTACCCGCGGATGTTTGCTTTCCCCCCACAGGATGGGGTGATGCAACGAAGCTGATTGACCCAGGGGAGGCTGCGGCGTTTTGGATGAATTGGAACTGGATAGGATGGGTGGGCTCCGGATATGTGAGCGATCTTTTCAAACTGCGTAAGAATTGACACCGGAGCCGCATCGGTTGACTGGCAGGGCTTTTTGGCTGAAAGGTGCTCTCATCCGTGAAAGCAGTTTTCGGTGACCAATCGGTGGGGTTGAAGAGGCCGAGGGGACAGTGTACATTAGTACACTTGCATGCACGGACTCAACATACAAGTGTGTGGTTGTGCGGCGGCTGGCCGGAATCGCTCGGTGCGACCGCGAGGTATCAGGAAAACCCAAGCATCAGGAGGTGACTGCGATGGCACAGGAAAATCACGCTGCCCTTTCGCATAACTCGGTCGTCGAAAACAATGCACCAGTTCGGCCGGGGATTCGCGGGATCAGGATTGATCCTGTCTTTTGCCCTCCCGACGTTTCATCGCCGTTCGATACCGTCAAATGGACGCGTCGGACCGCTGTCATCAAAAGTGACACGGGAGGGGTCCATTTTGAACAGCCGGATTGTGAAGTGCCAGAGACGTGGAGCCAGCTGGCCACGAACATTGTCGCCAGCAAGTATTTTTACGGAGAGCTCGGCACGCCGCAGCGGGAATCCAGCGTACGGCAACTGATCCACCGTGTGTGCCGCACGATTGCCGATTGGGGAATCGCGGACGGGTATTTCGCCTCAGCGGAAGATGGAGAGCGGTTCTATCGCGAACTGGTCTGGTTGTGCCTGCATCAGTACGCGGCTTTTAACTCCCCGGTCTGGTTCAACGTGGGACTGTACCATCAGTACGGAATTAAGGGGGCCACATGCAACTGGCGATGGGATGCCAAAGAGGGCAGGGCTGTGCAGCCGGAAAACCCCTACGAGTATCCTCAGTCTTCCGCCTGCTTTATCCAAAGTGTGCAGGACAATATGGAAGACATCATGGAGCTGGCCCGAAGCGAAGCCATGCTTTTTAAGTTCGGCTCCGGAACGGGGACCGACCTCTCCACCCTCCGATCGTGTCGGGAAAAGCTCTCAGGCGGTGGCAAGCCCTCGGGGCCGCTTTCCTTCATGCGGGTGTACGATCAAATCGCCGCTGTGGTGAAAAGCGGAGGAAAAACCCGGCGAGCGGCGAAGATGCAGTCCCTCAAGGTGACGCATCCGGACATCCTGGAATTCATCGAGTGCAAGGCCAAGGAGGAGAAGAAGGCACGCATCCTCATTCAGAACGGCTATACACCCGAGGAGGCCTACAGCTCGGTGCTTTTCCAGAATGCCAATTTGTCGGTCCGCGTCACTGATGAATTTATGGAAGCGGTGGAGGCAGACCGGGAATGGGTCACCCATTGGGTGACCGATCCGACTCGCGAAGGTCCTCGCTACCGGGCGCGGGAGTTGATGCAAAAGATGGCCGAATCTGCCTGGAGCTGTGGTGACCCCGGCGTCCAGTACGACACCACTATCAATCGCTGGAACACCTGCCCGAATTCGGGCCGAATCAATGCCTCGAATCCCTGTTCCGAGTACATGTTCCTCGACGATACGGCGTGCAATCTGGCCAGCATCAACCTCATGAAGTTCCGGCGCGAGGATGGCACGTTTGACGCCGATCGTTTCGTCGCAGCCTGCCGGGTTATCTTCATCGCCCAGGAAATTCTCGTTGATCACTCGAGCTATCCAACGGCGAAGATCGCCAGGAACAGCCATCTGTTCCGACCGATCGGTTTGGGTTATTCCAACCTGGGCAGTCTGATTATGGCATCTGGCCTGCCCTATGATTCGGACGAAGCCCGCGGGCTGTGCGGTGCCATCACGGCCCTCATGCACGGGGCAGCCTGTCGGACGAGCACAGAATTGGCGGCGGCCGTGGGGCCGTTTGCGGAATTCGAGAAAAACCGGGAGCCGATGCTGCGGGTGATGGAACGCCACTGGGAAAAGGTGGAGGAGCTGGAACACGCTCCGGAATACCTCAAGAACGCCGCCCGAAAACTGTGGGATGAGGTTCTTGCCAACGGCAGGCGGTATGGATTCCGCAACGCGCAAATGACGGTGCTTGCGCCCACAGGCACGATCAGCTTCATGATGGATTGCGACACAACCGGTATCGAGCCGGATTTCGCGCTGGTTAAATACAAGCAACTGGCTGGTGGTGGCACATTGAAGATCGTCAATCAGACCGTTCCCCTGGCTCTGAAGACTCTGGGCTACTCAGAAGAACAGATCCGCGAGATCGTGGCGTTTATCGATAAGCACGACACCATCGAAGGGGCCCCTCATTTGAAGGCCGAACACCTGCCC
This is a stretch of genomic DNA from Thermogutta terrifontis. It encodes these proteins:
- a CDS encoding vitamin B12-dependent ribonucleotide reductase, whose amino-acid sequence is MAQENHAALSHNSVVENNAPVRPGIRGIRIDPVFCPPDVSSPFDTVKWTRRTAVIKSDTGGVHFEQPDCEVPETWSQLATNIVASKYFYGELGTPQRESSVRQLIHRVCRTIADWGIADGYFASAEDGERFYRELVWLCLHQYAAFNSPVWFNVGLYHQYGIKGATCNWRWDAKEGRAVQPENPYEYPQSSACFIQSVQDNMEDIMELARSEAMLFKFGSGTGTDLSTLRSCREKLSGGGKPSGPLSFMRVYDQIAAVVKSGGKTRRAAKMQSLKVTHPDILEFIECKAKEEKKARILIQNGYTPEEAYSSVLFQNANLSVRVTDEFMEAVEADREWVTHWVTDPTREGPRYRARELMQKMAESAWSCGDPGVQYDTTINRWNTCPNSGRINASNPCSEYMFLDDTACNLASINLMKFRREDGTFDADRFVAACRVIFIAQEILVDHSSYPTAKIARNSHLFRPIGLGYSNLGSLIMASGLPYDSDEARGLCGAITALMHGAACRTSTELAAAVGPFAEFEKNREPMLRVMERHWEKVEELEHAPEYLKNAARKLWDEVLANGRRYGFRNAQMTVLAPTGTISFMMDCDTTGIEPDFALVKYKQLAGGGTLKIVNQTVPLALKTLGYSEEQIREIVAFIDKHDTIEGAPHLKAEHLPVFDCATPPPGGKRYIHWKAHILMMAAAQPFLSGAISKTVNMPRDVKPEDIANAYMEGWRLGLKALAVYRDGSKEVQPLVSKASTEKTTQAVPAPRRERLPDTRRSITHKFSVNGHEGYITVGLYPDGRPGELFITMAKEGSTIGGLMDCFGTAVSMSLQYGVPLEVYVNKFSYTRFEPMGFTTNPEIRTATSIVDYIFRWLGMTFLPGYREKLKSSQHVLERLTPAPEPATGGSNGASKAEAPSTSGGGERRSDPWESLGGPLPERLASLAATLTQPSSAGNGQLHGAKPAVQPAATATLESYLPFQDDGPPCDLCGAITRRAGSCHVCPNCGHSLGCS